The following DNA comes from Thalassoglobus sp. JC818.
GACAACTCTTGATCAATTCGTTCCTGAAGAGCGGCCAATGGAAGTTGAAGGATTTCCATCGACTGAATCATGCGCGGAGCCAGCTTCATCTGCTGGCTCATCTTCATTTGTTGGGAAACATTCAGGTGCATGTTCAGATCTTCAGAAAACGAAAGTTTGAATCACAAATTTCATACGTCAGGTTGTGACAGCGACGAAAGTTAATCACGGAACAAAAGTGAGACCTGCTGATCAATCGAGATTTCAACCAGCAGACAAAAACGGTGAACTAAAACTGCTGCCTCCCTCGCATCGCATCGGCCAGCATCTCTTTATTGGCGAACTCAAGCACGCTCCCGGTGGCGATTCCACGGGCGAGTCTTGTGACTTGAACTGGCAAATCCTCAAGAAGATTTGTCACGAATAAGGCAGTCCCGTCGCCTTCCAGTGTCGGATTTGTCGCCATGATCAACTCAGTCACACCGTCTTGTTTCACACGGCGAACCAATTGACCGATCGTCAAATCTTCCGGTCCGACTCCTTCGAGGGGAGCAATCCGTCCCCCCAGAACATGATAGGTCCCCTGAAAAGCCGCTGCTGCTTCCAGTGCGCTGACATCTTTTGGTTGCTCA
Coding sequences within:
- the recR gene encoding recombination mediator RecR translates to MPARQTDAAQHPFGAAVGRLVEEFGRLPGIGRKTAERLANHILSCPKADAVALADAIRQVKESIRRCKVCFNLTEQEVCSICRDPRRDRQIVCVVEQPKDVSALEAAAAFQGTYHVLGGRIAPLEGVGPEDLTIGQLVRRVKQDGVTELIMATNPTLEGDGTALFVTNLLEDLPVQVTRLARGIATGSVLEFANKEMLADAMRGRQQF